Proteins encoded within one genomic window of Kibdelosporangium phytohabitans:
- a CDS encoding sigma-70 family RNA polymerase sigma factor, protein MTVGTESVDFLHEADPYRRELTAHCYRMLGSVHDAEDLVQETYLRAWKAYDKFENRSSLRTWLYRIATNVCLTALDGRERRPLPAGLGNPDSDPSDPLTEQNEVPWLEPFPDSGDPASIVAAKENVRLALIAALQHLPPRQRAVLILRDVLKWRAAEVAEALGTTTAAVNSVLQRARAQLDQVAPSADEVTEPAEAGQRELLAKYVAAFETKNVPEIVALFTKDAVFDMPPFAAWYRGRENIGRHLRDSCPVGPGEMRLIPVSANGQPGFGTYWMRDGVAKPFNLVVLTLSKDGITHSTSFFDTTLFEKFGLPLELTDETAFVGDGHDLGAVGRAQLGHRA, encoded by the coding sequence ATGACAGTGGGAACGGAGTCCGTCGACTTCCTGCACGAGGCCGACCCGTACCGGCGTGAGCTGACCGCGCACTGCTACCGGATGCTCGGATCTGTGCACGACGCCGAGGACCTGGTGCAGGAGACCTACCTCAGGGCGTGGAAGGCCTACGACAAGTTCGAGAACCGCTCGTCGCTGCGCACCTGGCTCTACCGGATCGCCACCAACGTGTGCCTGACCGCGCTGGACGGCCGCGAGCGGCGACCGCTGCCCGCCGGTCTCGGCAATCCCGACAGCGACCCGTCGGACCCGCTGACCGAGCAGAACGAGGTGCCGTGGCTGGAGCCGTTCCCGGACAGCGGCGACCCGGCGTCCATCGTGGCTGCCAAGGAGAACGTCCGGCTCGCGCTGATCGCGGCGCTGCAACACCTGCCACCGCGCCAGCGGGCCGTGCTGATCCTGCGTGACGTGCTGAAGTGGCGGGCCGCCGAGGTCGCGGAGGCGCTGGGGACCACGACCGCGGCCGTCAACAGCGTGCTGCAACGCGCCCGCGCCCAGCTCGACCAGGTCGCGCCGAGCGCGGACGAGGTGACCGAGCCCGCCGAGGCCGGCCAGCGCGAGCTGCTGGCCAAGTACGTGGCCGCCTTCGAGACCAAGAACGTGCCGGAGATCGTCGCCCTGTTCACCAAGGACGCCGTGTTCGACATGCCGCCGTTCGCCGCCTGGTACCGCGGCCGGGAGAACATCGGCAGGCACCTGCGCGACTCGTGCCCGGTCGGCCCGGGGGAGATGCGCCTGATCCCGGTCTCGGCCAACGGCCAGCCCGGCTTCGGCACCTACTGGATGCGCGACGGCGTGGCCAAGCCGTTCAACCTGGTGGTGCTGACGCTGTCCAAGGACGGCATCACGCACTCCACGTCCTTCTTCGACACCACGTTGTTCGAGAAGTTCGGCTTACCGCTGGAGCTCACCGATGAGACCGCGTTCGTGGGCGATGGACACGACCTCGGTGCGGTTGGCCGCGCCCAGCTTGGCCATCGCGCGTGA
- a CDS encoding RNA polymerase sigma factor: MRVEQPGLKVLLRVITEPGLRFRATVDVYARRYTLDSDDLYQAASERLLRQRGVQPEHEGLRGWLDRCVNFTALDMLKDRARQPVVMDGLPEFADSVMYQRGPEAATDVDWTQWLTTRLDPELTADQVLAVLALGGDPGIGLRELAALTDKSYAGARQLKSRALARVGRLIGLTAAERAAYRGMHKGEGVAEAARRLGVDESHVDVLRRAASVKIRRFLTVDASGCRKQGRV; the protein is encoded by the coding sequence ATGCGAGTCGAACAACCGGGGCTGAAGGTCCTGCTGCGTGTCATCACGGAGCCGGGCCTGCGCTTCCGCGCGACCGTCGACGTGTACGCGCGCCGCTACACCCTGGACAGCGACGACCTCTACCAGGCCGCGAGCGAGCGGCTGCTGCGCCAGCGCGGTGTCCAGCCCGAGCACGAGGGACTGCGCGGGTGGCTGGACCGCTGTGTCAACTTCACCGCGCTCGACATGCTCAAGGACCGGGCCAGGCAACCGGTGGTGATGGACGGCCTGCCCGAGTTCGCCGATTCGGTGATGTACCAGCGCGGCCCCGAGGCCGCCACCGACGTCGACTGGACGCAGTGGCTGACCACCCGGCTGGACCCGGAGCTCACCGCCGACCAGGTGCTCGCGGTGCTCGCGCTGGGCGGCGACCCCGGCATCGGGCTGCGTGAACTGGCCGCGCTGACCGACAAGAGCTACGCCGGGGCGCGCCAGCTGAAGTCACGGGCGCTGGCCAGGGTCGGCAGGCTGATCGGCCTGACCGCGGCGGAACGAGCGGCATACCGGGGTATGCACAAAGGCGAGGGGGTGGCTGAAGCGGCTCGCCGCTTGGGCGTCGACGAGAGCCACGTCGACGTCCTGCGGCGAGCCGCCTCGGTCAAGATCCGCCGGTTCCTGACGGTGGATGCCAGCGGATGCCGTAAGCAAGGCCGGGTGTGA
- a CDS encoding LacI family DNA-binding transcriptional regulator: MPRHQKRVTLEEVARIAGVSRATVSRVVNGVASVDESIRRTVEKAISTTGYLPNLAARSLVTRRADAVALVLPSEDRIVGDPFFTRIVRGVSGVLSPLGVHLVLMTTSADTGDQVVADLRQGRLDGVILVHTYRADPLPNRLVRGRQPVVLSARPADPIPITYVDVNQTAGGALAAEHLVARGCHRVATITGSLDRPPGHDRLAGFCSAMARLGQPGVICVEGDFTRQSGAAAMRRLITAHPEVDGVFIASDLMAEGALPVLREHGRRVPDDVAVVGFDDSSAALSCDPPLTTVRQPVEDMAAEMARQLLKQVDQIDTPIRSVIFEPSLVIRQSA, translated from the coding sequence GTGCCCCGACACCAGAAACGCGTCACGCTCGAGGAAGTGGCCCGGATCGCCGGGGTGTCGAGAGCGACGGTGTCCCGTGTGGTCAACGGGGTGGCCAGTGTGGACGAGAGCATCAGGCGGACCGTTGAGAAGGCCATCTCCACGACGGGGTACCTGCCGAACCTCGCGGCGAGGTCGCTGGTGACCCGCCGGGCGGACGCGGTCGCGCTCGTGCTGCCGAGCGAGGACAGGATCGTCGGCGACCCGTTCTTCACGCGGATCGTGCGCGGGGTGTCCGGTGTGCTGAGCCCGCTGGGCGTGCACCTGGTGCTGATGACGACCAGTGCGGACACCGGCGACCAGGTCGTCGCGGATCTGCGCCAGGGCAGGCTGGACGGCGTGATCCTGGTGCACACGTACCGGGCTGACCCGTTGCCGAACCGGTTGGTGCGCGGCCGTCAGCCGGTTGTGCTGTCCGCGCGCCCGGCCGATCCGATCCCGATCACGTACGTGGACGTCAACCAGACCGCCGGTGGCGCCCTCGCGGCCGAGCACCTGGTGGCCCGGGGGTGCCACCGCGTCGCGACGATCACGGGATCGCTGGACCGGCCGCCGGGACACGACCGGCTGGCTGGGTTCTGCTCGGCGATGGCCCGGTTGGGGCAGCCGGGCGTGATCTGCGTGGAAGGGGACTTCACCAGGCAGAGCGGAGCGGCCGCGATGCGCCGGTTGATCACCGCGCACCCGGAGGTCGACGGCGTGTTCATCGCGTCGGACCTGATGGCCGAGGGAGCTTTGCCTGTATTGCGGGAGCACGGCCGCCGCGTGCCCGACGACGTGGCTGTGGTCGGTTTCGACGACAGCAGCGCCGCGCTCAGCTGCGACCCGCCGTTGACCACGGTCCGCCAACCGGTCGAGGACATGGCCGCCGAGATGGCACGTCAGCTGCTCAAACAAGTGGACCAGATCGACACGCCGATCCGATCGGTGATCTTCGAGCCATCACTGGTGATCCGGCAGTCCGCCTAG
- a CDS encoding carboxylesterase/lipase family protein encodes MGEAATDITVDTRDGAVRGTAANGVMAFKGIPYAAPPVGPNRFQPPRPVEPWTGVRDATRFGPTAPKAQYLPPLNALIPDADIPGDDYLNLNVYTPGPGDNLPVMVWIHGGAFLNGSGSSYDGTAFARDGVVCVTLNYRLGADGFLYYPGNANRGLLDQITALEWVRDNIAAFGGDPGQVTAFGESAGAMSVAMLLGMPRAAGLFRRAILQSGAAEHVLSPASAELVKARLVDKLGTDDIAAVPVAGLVAAQQELRAAIAANPDPALWGDAARTMLPFGPVADDGLVPGSSDVDIMIGTNADEFRLYIVPHGLLDAVTGELFTGAVLRAGIDPAEAAVVYQGTPGEKLATMMTDWHFRTPAIRLAQQVKTAYMYEFAWQAPTFDGKLGACHAAEIPFVFDTTHDSSFAGLLGTDLPQHLADTMHQAWVSFATNGNPGWFRYDTGNRSTMRFDIDSEVVLDPHAARRALWDHS; translated from the coding sequence ATGGGCGAAGCCGCGACGGACATCACCGTGGACACCCGGGACGGCGCCGTGCGCGGCACCGCCGCGAACGGCGTCATGGCGTTCAAAGGTATTCCGTATGCCGCGCCACCCGTCGGCCCGAACCGGTTCCAGCCACCGCGGCCGGTCGAGCCGTGGACCGGTGTGCGGGACGCCACCCGGTTCGGCCCGACCGCGCCCAAAGCCCAGTACCTGCCGCCGCTGAACGCGTTGATCCCGGACGCGGACATCCCGGGCGACGACTACCTCAACCTGAACGTCTACACGCCCGGTCCGGGCGACAACCTGCCCGTGATGGTGTGGATCCACGGCGGGGCGTTCCTCAACGGCTCCGGGTCGTCCTACGACGGCACGGCGTTCGCCCGCGACGGCGTGGTCTGCGTGACGCTGAACTACCGCCTCGGCGCCGACGGCTTCCTCTACTACCCCGGCAACGCCAACCGCGGCCTGCTCGACCAGATCACCGCGCTGGAGTGGGTGCGCGACAACATCGCCGCGTTCGGCGGGGATCCCGGCCAGGTCACCGCCTTCGGCGAGTCGGCAGGCGCGATGTCGGTGGCGATGCTGCTGGGCATGCCGCGCGCCGCCGGGCTTTTCCGGCGCGCGATCCTGCAGAGCGGCGCCGCCGAGCACGTGCTCTCCCCCGCGTCCGCCGAACTGGTGAAGGCGCGCCTGGTCGACAAGCTCGGCACCGACGACATCGCCGCGGTGCCCGTCGCCGGACTCGTGGCCGCCCAGCAGGAACTGCGTGCCGCCATCGCGGCGAACCCGGACCCGGCGCTGTGGGGCGACGCGGCCCGGACCATGCTGCCGTTCGGCCCGGTCGCCGACGACGGCCTGGTACCGGGATCGTCCGATGTGGACATCATGATCGGCACGAACGCCGACGAGTTCCGGCTCTACATCGTGCCGCACGGGTTGCTGGACGCCGTCACCGGCGAGCTCTTCACCGGCGCGGTCCTGCGTGCGGGGATCGACCCGGCCGAGGCCGCCGTCGTCTACCAGGGCACGCCCGGCGAGAAACTGGCCACGATGATGACCGACTGGCACTTCCGCACCCCGGCGATCCGGCTGGCACAACAGGTGAAAACCGCCTACATGTACGAATTCGCCTGGCAGGCGCCGACATTCGACGGCAAGCTGGGCGCGTGCCACGCCGCCGAGATCCCGTTCGTGTTCGACACGACACACGACAGCTCGTTCGCCGGGCTGCTGGGCACCGACCTGCCGCAGCACCTGGCCGACACCATGCATCAGGCGTGGGTCTCGTTCGCCACCAACGGCAACCCCGGCTGGTTCCGCTACGACACCGGCAACCGCAGCACGATGCGGTTCGACATCGACTCCGAAGTGGTGCTGGACCCGCATGCGGCCCGGCGCGCCCTATGGGACCACAGCTAG
- a CDS encoding DUF305 domain-containing protein encodes MSVLVRCVLLCLLLAGCGGNVTGPVPATPAPGTGQATPFGATERAFVELAIATDEQAVKLLAAGQAQAAHPALRQLARDAGAARRAEVAELRGLLTSAAVEYVDNHKGHDMPGMPTDAEITAVEAAGPGFDAQFVKLLRAHLDESAVVLRSAVRAVSDEPTRALASRMASDRTEFTRRLDAVVPV; translated from the coding sequence ATGAGCGTGCTCGTCCGCTGTGTCCTGCTGTGCCTGCTCCTGGCGGGCTGCGGCGGGAACGTGACTGGTCCGGTCCCGGCAACCCCTGCTCCCGGGACCGGCCAGGCCACCCCGTTCGGCGCGACCGAGCGGGCGTTCGTCGAACTGGCGATCGCCACGGACGAGCAAGCCGTGAAACTCCTTGCCGCGGGCCAAGCACAGGCCGCACATCCCGCTCTCCGGCAACTGGCGCGGGACGCCGGCGCGGCCAGACGCGCGGAAGTGGCTGAACTGCGTGGGTTGCTGACGTCCGCGGCGGTCGAGTACGTGGACAACCACAAGGGACACGACATGCCCGGGATGCCGACCGACGCGGAGATCACCGCCGTCGAAGCGGCAGGGCCAGGATTCGACGCCCAGTTCGTCAAGTTGCTCCGAGCGCACCTTGACGAATCGGCTGTGGTCCTCCGATCGGCGGTGCGGGCCGTGTCGGACGAGCCGACCCGCGCGCTGGCGTCGCGGATGGCGTCGGACCGCACCGAGTTCACGCGACGGCTCGATGCGGTCGTACCGGTATAA
- a CDS encoding class I SAM-dependent methyltransferase, with translation MTSTEQGRRKYDELADKYEEIFPYVVDVGRLLVEHAAPAAGARVLDVGAGRGAVARAALAHGCDVTAVDASAGMVARLAMDFPDAVARQMDAGALDFPDGSFDLVAAGFVVQVLPDPDVALAEFRRVLAPGGKLALSLEKQTVGRLRWLFELAGEFFGAPVPGDDEESTGAMTGRQLDALIERAGFTDLATDTVEMPVPLADPAALWDWLTPRGLTDAVRALPAEQAEQFHVRFLAGAEHMQANGGISLDFRATLHVARRP, from the coding sequence GTGACCAGCACCGAACAGGGCAGACGCAAGTACGACGAACTCGCCGACAAGTACGAGGAGATCTTCCCGTACGTCGTCGACGTGGGACGACTGCTCGTGGAGCACGCCGCCCCCGCCGCTGGTGCGCGTGTGCTCGACGTCGGCGCTGGTCGTGGCGCGGTCGCCCGTGCGGCACTGGCCCACGGCTGTGACGTGACCGCTGTCGACGCGTCGGCGGGCATGGTCGCGCGCCTGGCCATGGACTTCCCGGACGCCGTCGCCCGGCAGATGGACGCGGGCGCGCTGGACTTCCCCGACGGCTCGTTCGATCTGGTCGCGGCCGGGTTCGTGGTGCAGGTCCTGCCCGATCCGGACGTCGCGCTCGCCGAGTTCCGGCGGGTGCTCGCCCCGGGCGGGAAACTCGCGCTGTCGCTGGAGAAGCAGACGGTCGGCCGCCTGCGGTGGCTGTTCGAACTGGCCGGTGAGTTCTTCGGCGCCCCCGTGCCCGGCGACGACGAGGAAAGCACCGGCGCGATGACCGGCAGGCAACTCGACGCGTTGATCGAGCGGGCCGGGTTCACCGACCTGGCCACGGACACTGTCGAGATGCCCGTCCCGCTGGCCGACCCGGCGGCGTTGTGGGACTGGCTGACGCCACGCGGCCTCACCGACGCCGTGCGCGCGTTGCCCGCCGAGCAGGCCGAACAGTTCCACGTCCGTTTCCTCGCCGGAGCGGAACACATGCAGGCCAACGGCGGGATCTCGCTGGACTTCCGTGCCACGTTGCACGTCGCGCGCAGGCCGTAA
- a CDS encoding tetratricopeptide repeat protein, translated as MRIQHTGVGVEFLLLGAVRAVRNARLVHLGPRQQRLVFAVLAWEVGRPVSVDRLISLLWPVSPPRTAEHAVRVCVSRLRSILAGHAELTAQGGGYVRRERQVRHAARVAAQTGERRLEGPALIRVGNHLQCRGRLVEASAYYQQALELSCVMGERHAEANALHFLGGVEYLMGELDAALDHDSEALRIYLSLGGRNDEARARTHLANVHRASGRCDAAMADARAALVLALETGERRTETWVRSALAATHLLAMGDTGEAAAEYERSLAVARAIGARHEECEALIADKIGYRLLADQAIQAGATREDDRLRTAGDLALVDDP; from the coding sequence GTGAGAATCCAGCACACGGGGGTGGGCGTGGAGTTCCTGCTGCTGGGGGCGGTACGGGCAGTGCGCAATGCGCGGCTGGTACACCTGGGGCCCCGGCAGCAGCGGCTGGTGTTCGCTGTGCTGGCGTGGGAAGTCGGCAGGCCCGTCTCGGTCGACCGGCTGATCTCGTTGCTGTGGCCGGTTTCGCCGCCCCGCACAGCGGAACACGCGGTCCGCGTGTGCGTCTCGCGGCTGCGGTCGATCCTGGCCGGTCACGCGGAACTGACCGCGCAGGGCGGCGGCTACGTACGGCGCGAACGCCAAGTTCGTCACGCTGCTCGCGTTGCTGCGCAAACCGGGGAGCGGCGGCTGGAAGGCCCGGCGTTGATCCGGGTCGGCAACCACCTCCAGTGCCGCGGCAGGCTGGTCGAGGCGTCGGCGTACTACCAGCAGGCGCTGGAACTGAGCTGTGTGATGGGCGAGCGCCACGCCGAGGCCAACGCCCTGCACTTCCTCGGCGGCGTGGAATACCTGATGGGCGAGCTGGACGCGGCGCTGGACCACGACTCCGAGGCGCTGCGGATCTACTTGTCGCTCGGTGGCCGCAACGACGAAGCACGGGCACGCACGCACCTCGCGAACGTCCACCGCGCCTCCGGCCGGTGCGACGCGGCCATGGCGGACGCGCGAGCGGCGCTGGTGCTGGCGTTGGAAACGGGGGAGCGCCGCACCGAGACGTGGGTCCGCAGCGCGCTCGCCGCGACGCACCTGCTGGCGATGGGTGACACGGGCGAAGCGGCGGCGGAGTACGAGCGTTCGCTGGCCGTGGCACGTGCGATCGGCGCCCGCCACGAGGAATGCGAGGCGCTGATCGCCGACAAGATCGGCTACCGGCTACTGGCAGACCAGGCGATCCAAGCGGGCGCGACGCGCGAGGACGACCGTCTCCGCACGGCTGGCGACCTCGCGCTTGTGGACGATCCCTGA
- a CDS encoding DUF1996 domain-containing protein, producing the protein MKKTMNRRRLGTVFGLVAAVGALLTGGLSALSDHANAEPVRVAEFLAECPLSHRLPDDPIVLPKLAGASHSHDFFGNRSTNAHSDVTSLGGASGNCNPAPDISSYWVPTLYKGQNAIQASIVTFYYLGEGVNRPQDIRPTPFGLKIVAGNAKATGDGDSIARWSCLHAGHVPPSKNFVNCPAGTQLETYLDFPQCWNGRDLDSPDHKSHMAYPVAGGCPASHPVSVPKLRFVIRYPVNGDPSTFRLSSGTGHTYHGDFFNVWPPAEMERRVRDCLNAVIKCDHNGNHG; encoded by the coding sequence ATGAAGAAGACAATGAACCGACGGCGACTGGGCACGGTGTTCGGCCTCGTCGCCGCTGTCGGCGCCCTGCTGACTGGTGGGCTCAGCGCCCTGTCCGACCACGCGAACGCCGAACCGGTGCGGGTGGCCGAGTTCCTCGCCGAGTGCCCGCTCAGCCACCGGCTGCCCGACGACCCGATCGTCCTGCCGAAGCTCGCGGGCGCGTCGCACTCGCACGACTTCTTCGGCAACCGCTCGACCAACGCCCACTCGGACGTCACCAGTCTCGGTGGCGCGAGCGGCAACTGCAATCCGGCACCGGACATCTCGTCGTACTGGGTACCTACGCTCTACAAAGGACAAAACGCGATCCAGGCGAGCATCGTCACGTTCTACTACCTCGGCGAGGGCGTGAACCGCCCGCAGGACATCCGGCCGACACCGTTCGGCCTGAAGATCGTCGCGGGCAACGCGAAGGCAACCGGCGACGGCGACAGCATCGCCCGGTGGTCGTGCCTGCACGCCGGGCACGTGCCGCCGTCGAAGAACTTCGTCAACTGCCCGGCCGGCACCCAGCTGGAGACCTATTTGGACTTCCCGCAGTGCTGGAACGGCCGCGATCTCGACTCACCCGACCACAAGAGCCACATGGCGTACCCGGTCGCGGGCGGCTGCCCGGCCAGCCACCCCGTGTCGGTGCCCAAGCTGCGGTTCGTGATCCGCTACCCGGTCAACGGCGACCCGAGCACGTTCCGGCTGTCGTCGGGAACAGGCCATACCTACCACGGCGATTTCTTCAACGTCTGGCCACCGGCGGAGATGGAACGCCGTGTGCGTGACTGCCTCAACGCCGTGATCAAGTGCGACCACAACGGCAACCACGGATGA
- a CDS encoding Crp/Fnr family transcriptional regulator, whose amino-acid sequence MSWRLSGDGQRKLIEAGTHRRWSAGQVLIRESDASDHVVLLVSGRVKVSVTAPTGRQVMMAIRGPGDLLGEVSAIDGGERSATVTALTDVHGVSLTGAEFHRFMLDAPSVTVELLKMVVGRLRESTRRRLENGAYDVPARTARLLVEYARDYGEPVPDGLTVKLRQSELAEAAGASREAVAKALKVFRDAGAVRTNRCSFDVLEIDLLDRFAEGIA is encoded by the coding sequence ATGAGCTGGCGGCTGAGTGGGGATGGACAGCGCAAGCTGATCGAGGCGGGCACGCACCGCCGCTGGTCGGCGGGGCAGGTGCTGATCAGGGAGTCCGACGCGTCCGATCACGTCGTGCTGCTGGTCAGCGGCCGGGTGAAGGTCAGCGTCACCGCGCCGACGGGCAGGCAGGTGATGATGGCCATCCGCGGCCCTGGCGACCTGCTCGGCGAGGTGTCGGCGATCGACGGCGGCGAGCGGTCGGCGACGGTCACGGCGTTGACGGACGTGCACGGTGTCTCGCTGACCGGTGCGGAGTTCCACCGGTTCATGCTGGACGCGCCGAGCGTCACCGTCGAACTGCTGAAAATGGTCGTCGGGCGGCTGCGCGAGTCGACCCGGCGGCGCCTGGAGAACGGCGCGTACGACGTCCCGGCCCGGACCGCGCGGTTGCTGGTGGAGTACGCCCGTGACTACGGCGAACCCGTGCCGGACGGGTTGACGGTGAAACTGCGGCAAAGCGAACTCGCCGAAGCCGCGGGCGCCTCACGCGAGGCCGTCGCGAAGGCGTTGAAGGTTTTCCGGGACGCGGGCGCCGTCCGGACCAATCGGTGCAGCTTCGACGTGCTGGAGATCGACTTGCTCGACCGTTTCGCCGAAGGGATCGCGTGA